A portion of the Stigmatella aurantiaca DW4/3-1 genome contains these proteins:
- the gor gene encoding glutathione-disulfide reductase, producing the protein MAQYDFDLLTIGGGSGGTSASRRAGALGKRVALCEEDRVGGTCVLRGCVPKKLLVYGSHFREEFEDAAGYGWTVPSPTLDWKKLQEAKNREMDRLNDVYKRLLRDAGVRLIEGRARILDAHTVEAGGQRYTAAHLLIATGSRPAMPSLPGIEHVLSSDGVLSLPELPRRMIIVGGGYIGVEFASIFNGLGTQVTLLVREDTVLKGFDEDVRSVLSQELRKKGIDLRCGASVRDVEMKADGIRSVLTKTGDTLEAEVVLFATGRVPNTRGFGLEDVGVKLDEHGAVVVDDASHSSVPHIHAVGDVTNRLNLTPVAIAEGRALVETLFHGNPTRVDHSVIPSAVFTQPPVGTVGLTEQEAREKHGAVDVYVSSFRPMRHTVSGRNEGAMMKVLTERDTGRVLGFHMVGVDAPEILQGLAVAFQCGVTKKQLDAAVGIHPTAAEEFVTLSDKRS; encoded by the coding sequence ATGGCCCAATATGACTTCGACCTGCTGACGATCGGCGGCGGCTCGGGCGGCACGTCCGCGAGCCGCCGGGCAGGCGCTCTGGGGAAGCGGGTGGCCCTCTGCGAGGAGGACCGGGTGGGCGGCACCTGTGTCCTCCGGGGCTGCGTCCCCAAGAAGCTGCTCGTGTATGGCTCCCACTTCCGCGAAGAGTTCGAGGACGCGGCGGGCTACGGTTGGACGGTCCCCTCTCCCACGCTGGACTGGAAGAAGCTCCAGGAGGCGAAGAACCGGGAGATGGACCGGCTCAACGATGTGTACAAGCGGCTCCTCCGGGACGCGGGGGTGCGGCTCATCGAGGGGCGCGCTCGCATCCTGGACGCTCACACCGTGGAAGCCGGGGGCCAGCGCTACACGGCGGCCCACCTGCTGATCGCCACGGGCTCACGCCCGGCGATGCCCAGCCTCCCAGGCATCGAGCACGTCCTCTCCTCGGACGGCGTGCTGAGCCTGCCGGAGCTGCCGCGCCGGATGATCATCGTCGGCGGGGGCTACATCGGGGTGGAGTTCGCCAGCATCTTCAATGGCTTGGGGACGCAGGTGACGCTGCTCGTCCGGGAGGACACCGTGCTGAAGGGCTTCGACGAGGATGTCCGCTCGGTGCTCTCCCAGGAGCTGAGAAAGAAGGGCATCGACCTGCGCTGTGGGGCCTCCGTGAGGGATGTCGAGATGAAGGCCGATGGCATCCGCAGCGTGCTGACGAAGACGGGGGACACGCTGGAGGCGGAGGTGGTGCTGTTCGCCACGGGCCGGGTCCCCAATACCCGGGGGTTCGGGCTGGAGGACGTGGGGGTGAAGCTGGACGAGCACGGGGCGGTGGTGGTGGACGACGCGTCCCACTCCTCGGTGCCCCACATCCACGCGGTGGGAGACGTGACGAACCGGCTCAACCTCACGCCCGTGGCCATCGCGGAGGGGCGGGCGCTGGTGGAGACGCTCTTCCACGGCAACCCCACGCGGGTGGACCACTCGGTGATTCCCTCGGCGGTGTTCACCCAGCCCCCCGTGGGGACGGTGGGGCTCACCGAGCAGGAGGCGCGCGAGAAGCACGGCGCGGTGGACGTGTACGTGTCCAGCTTCCGGCCCATGCGGCACACGGTGAGCGGGCGGAACGAGGGGGCCATGATGAAGGTCCTCACCGAGCGAGACACCGGCCGGGTGCTGGGCTTTCACATGGTGGGGGTGGACGCTCCGGAGATCCTCCAGGGACTGGCGGTGGCCTTCCAGTGCGGCGTCACCAAGAAGCAGCTCGATGCGGCCGTGGGCATCCACCCCACGGCGGCCGAGGAGTTTGTCACCCTGAGCGACAAGCGCTCGTAG
- a CDS encoding 1,4-dihydroxy-2-naphthoyl-CoA synthase — protein MVSAIFNPARWKAVDGFNFKDITFHRAVDQGTVRIAFNRPEVRNAFRPRTVDELATALEATRFMTDVGCVLITGNGPSPKDGGWAFCSGGDQRIRGKDGYKYEGEEGKADPARLGRLHILEVQRQIRFLPKVVIAVVPGWAVGGGHSLHVVCDMTLASREHAVFKQTDPDVASFDSGYGSALLARQIGQKRAREIFFIGRNYTAEEAFQMGMVNAVVPHDQLEEFALEWGAEINTKSPTAIKMLKYGFNLPDEGLVGQQLFAGEATRLAYGTEEAQEGRDAFVQKRKRDFKRFPWTY, from the coding sequence ATGGTTTCAGCCATCTTCAACCCGGCCCGCTGGAAGGCCGTGGACGGCTTCAACTTCAAGGACATCACCTTCCACCGCGCGGTGGACCAGGGCACGGTGCGCATCGCCTTCAACCGTCCCGAGGTGCGCAATGCCTTCCGTCCGCGCACGGTGGACGAGCTGGCCACGGCGCTGGAGGCCACCCGGTTCATGACGGACGTGGGCTGCGTCCTCATCACCGGCAACGGGCCCTCGCCCAAGGATGGCGGCTGGGCGTTCTGCTCGGGGGGCGACCAGCGCATCCGCGGCAAGGACGGCTACAAGTACGAGGGCGAGGAGGGCAAGGCGGACCCCGCGCGCCTGGGCCGGTTGCACATCCTCGAGGTGCAGCGGCAGATCCGCTTTCTGCCCAAGGTGGTCATCGCGGTGGTGCCGGGCTGGGCGGTGGGCGGCGGCCACAGTCTACACGTGGTGTGTGACATGACGCTCGCCAGCCGGGAGCACGCCGTCTTCAAGCAGACGGACCCGGATGTGGCCAGCTTCGACAGCGGTTACGGCTCGGCGCTGCTGGCGCGGCAGATTGGCCAGAAGCGCGCGCGGGAGATCTTCTTCATCGGCCGCAACTACACGGCGGAAGAGGCCTTCCAGATGGGCATGGTGAACGCCGTGGTGCCCCATGACCAACTGGAGGAGTTCGCGCTCGAGTGGGGCGCGGAGATCAACACCAAGAGCCCCACGGCCATCAAGATGCTCAAGTACGGCTTCAACCTCCCGGACGAGGGGCTGGTGGGCCAGCAGCTCTTCGCGGGCGAGGCCACGCGCCTGGCCTACGGCACCGAGGAGGCCCAGGAGGGGCGCGACGCCTTCGTGCAGAAGCGCAAGCGCGACTTCAAGCGCTTCCCCTGGACGTACTGA
- a CDS encoding RDD family protein yields MEPQWNESGVQPQGARCAQHSTRSASTVCSRCGSYACGQCRRVGGDGLEYCSLCIGRMSFLAERSDRFWANLVDQLVLGLPWLAALVVVLLFAQSDRPDRGMGLALFLALGGTLAVAGYQLHLVAQSGQSLGKRMRGIRVVRSDGSPASLGRILLLRNVVPAVINAACGLFSLIDALFIFQNDRRCLHDQIADTQVVKVSGHGP; encoded by the coding sequence ATGGAGCCTCAGTGGAATGAGTCCGGTGTCCAGCCGCAGGGAGCCCGGTGTGCCCAACACTCCACGCGCTCCGCCAGTACCGTGTGCTCTCGCTGCGGCAGCTACGCGTGTGGACAATGCCGCCGGGTGGGCGGCGATGGTCTGGAGTATTGCTCCCTCTGCATCGGGCGAATGTCCTTCCTGGCGGAACGGAGCGACCGCTTCTGGGCGAACCTCGTGGACCAGCTCGTCCTGGGCCTTCCCTGGTTGGCCGCCCTCGTCGTTGTCCTTCTGTTCGCACAGTCGGACCGCCCTGACAGGGGCATGGGCCTGGCGCTGTTCCTCGCCTTGGGAGGAACCCTCGCCGTGGCGGGGTATCAGCTCCACCTGGTCGCTCAATCTGGTCAGAGTCTCGGCAAGCGGATGCGGGGCATCCGGGTGGTGCGCTCCGACGGCAGCCCCGCCTCCCTCGGCCGGATCCTCCTCCTGCGCAACGTCGTTCCCGCGGTCATCAACGCGGCCTGTGGCCTCTTCAGCCTGATCGACGCCCTGTTCATCTTCCAGAACGACCGCCGCTGCCTCCACGACCAGATTGCCGACACCCAGGTCGTGAAGGTCTCCGGCCACGGCCCCTGA